The Paracoccus seriniphilus genome includes a window with the following:
- a CDS encoding VOC family protein — translation MVLEQARSGLTSEAMMTAALGRIVIYTKKIDQMAEFYSRHFGFSVHRPDGDRLVELRPRDFGLTILLHPAAAPQAEGQSLIKLVFDIEDVGSFCARSRANGLTFGKIHQADGYVFANARDPSRNPIQISSRAFAQP, via the coding sequence ATGGTCCTGGAACAGGCACGGTCGGGATTGACCTCGGAGGCGATGATGACGGCTGCGCTTGGGCGGATCGTGATCTACACGAAGAAGATTGATCAGATGGCAGAGTTCTACTCGCGCCACTTCGGTTTTTCTGTGCACCGCCCGGATGGTGATCGCCTTGTCGAACTGAGGCCCCGGGACTTCGGCCTGACCATTCTTCTGCACCCCGCAGCGGCCCCGCAGGCAGAAGGTCAGTCCCTGATCAAGCTGGTTTTCGACATTGAGGATGTCGGGTCTTTCTGCGCCAGATCCAGAGCCAACGGGCTGACATTCGGAAAGATTCATCAGGCCGACGGCTATGTGTTTGCAAATGCCAGGGATCCTTCGCGAAACCCCATCCAGATATCAAGCCGGGCCTTCGCCCAGCCGTGA
- a CDS encoding flavin-containing monooxygenase → MAAEKTDTLVVGGGQAGIAMSEHLGAAGVPHLVLEKNRTAEAWRTARWDTLVANGPAWHDRFPNLEFEGAAPDEFVSKDRFAQYLVDYAAMINAPIREGVEVIEASRLQGQGGFLVRTSQGDIEARRIVAATGAFQHPVIPPIVPASAGVEQIHSFHYKNPRQLPDGAVMVVGAGSSGAQIADELNRAGRKVFLSVGPHDRPPRRYRGRDFVWWLGVLGLWDMAAPAPGTEHVTIAVSGAYGGRTMDFRRLASEGVTLTGLTKGYDNGILGFANDLQANVAAGDANYHDLLDKADAYVARMGLDLPEEPEARRILPDPDCLINPIDHIDLAKEGVASIIWATGFRQDFSWLKVDAFDAKGSPIHHRGLSIEPDVYFLGLPWQSRRGSSFLWGVWHDAKHIADQIAIQRSYLQYDGQAAVVSAAAE, encoded by the coding sequence ATGGCTGCAGAAAAGACGGATACTCTTGTCGTCGGGGGCGGACAGGCGGGCATCGCCATGAGCGAACATCTTGGCGCTGCGGGTGTGCCGCATCTGGTGCTGGAAAAGAACCGAACGGCTGAAGCATGGCGCACCGCGCGTTGGGATACGCTCGTCGCGAACGGGCCTGCCTGGCATGATCGCTTTCCCAATCTGGAATTCGAGGGCGCCGCACCGGACGAATTCGTATCCAAGGATCGCTTTGCGCAATATCTGGTCGACTATGCCGCCATGATCAACGCCCCTATCCGCGAGGGGGTCGAGGTCATCGAGGCCTCGCGTCTGCAGGGCCAGGGCGGGTTTCTGGTGCGCACCAGTCAGGGCGATATCGAGGCCCGCCGCATCGTTGCCGCGACGGGTGCCTTTCAACATCCGGTGATCCCGCCCATCGTGCCGGCATCGGCAGGGGTCGAGCAGATCCACTCGTTTCACTACAAGAACCCCCGGCAGCTTCCTGACGGTGCTGTGATGGTGGTCGGTGCCGGTTCTTCGGGCGCGCAGATTGCTGATGAGCTGAACCGCGCAGGGCGCAAGGTGTTCCTGTCGGTCGGGCCGCATGATCGCCCGCCGCGGCGCTATCGGGGCCGCGATTTCGTCTGGTGGCTGGGCGTGTTGGGTCTGTGGGACATGGCCGCACCCGCGCCGGGAACCGAACATGTCACCATTGCCGTCAGTGGCGCCTATGGCGGGCGCACCATGGATTTCCGCCGCCTGGCCAGCGAGGGCGTGACCCTGACCGGGCTGACCAAGGGCTATGACAACGGCATTCTCGGCTTTGCCAATGATCTGCAAGCCAATGTCGCAGCGGGTGATGCGAATTATCATGACCTGCTGGACAAGGCAGATGCCTATGTCGCGAGAATGGGACTGGATCTGCCCGAAGAACCCGAGGCGCGCCGGATCCTGCCCGACCCCGACTGTTTGATCAATCCGATCGACCATATCGACCTGGCAAAAGAGGGTGTGGCCTCGATCATCTGGGCGACAGGCTTTCGGCAGGATTTCAGTTGGCTCAAGGTGGATGCCTTCGATGCCAAGGGATCTCCGATCCATCATCGTGGACTGTCGATCGAGCCGGACGTCTATTTCCTCGGTCTGCCCTGGCAGTCGCGGCGCGGCTCCTCCTTCCTATGGGGCGTCTGGCATGATGCGAAACATATCGCCGACCAGATCGCGATCCAGCGTTCCTATTTGCAATATGACGGTCAGGCCGCCGTCGTTTCCGCCGCTGCAGAATAA
- a CDS encoding universal stress protein: MFSNIMIPVDLGHAEKMTKAVKVAADMARLYGATVHLVGVGQTVPTAIAHTPAEYSRKLAAFADECSAALGIAFNAHAEVSHDPAVDLDDVLLRTADKLDADLIVMASHVPGFAEHFLSSNAGYLASHAKRSVLVVR, encoded by the coding sequence ATGTTTTCAAACATCATGATTCCGGTTGATCTTGGGCACGCTGAAAAGATGACCAAGGCCGTGAAAGTGGCGGCGGATATGGCCAGGCTCTATGGTGCCACCGTGCATCTTGTCGGCGTGGGCCAGACTGTGCCGACGGCAATCGCGCATACGCCGGCCGAATACTCCCGGAAGCTTGCCGCTTTCGCGGACGAGTGTTCGGCGGCGCTGGGGATCGCGTTCAACGCCCATGCCGAAGTCAGCCATGATCCGGCGGTTGATCTTGATGACGTCTTGCTGCGCACGGCGGACAAACTGGATGCCGACCTCATCGTGATGGCCAGCCATGTTCCCGGTTTCGCCGAACATTTCCTTTCATCAAATGCGGGCTATCTGGCGTCACATGCGAAACGCTCGGTGCTGGTGGTGCGCTGA
- a CDS encoding DUF1028 domain-containing protein, whose protein sequence is MTFSLVARCPDTGMFGVAISSSSPAVAARCAYARAGVGAVASQNVTDPTLGPLALDVMEQGAGAADAIAEIRRQGRFIEYRQVLAVDRNGATAIHSGPNSLGIWTQAQAQNVASGGNMLANQNVPRAIVDAYLDATGHIGDRLIAAMRAGLAAGGEAGPVHSAGMKIVDKVSWPAADLRCDWTEDCPIEAVATAWDIYKPQLDAYVQRAIDPREAPSYGVPGDE, encoded by the coding sequence ATGACGTTTTCCCTTGTGGCGCGCTGTCCTGACACCGGTATGTTCGGAGTTGCGATTTCATCCTCATCCCCGGCTGTCGCGGCGCGCTGTGCCTATGCGCGCGCCGGAGTGGGGGCGGTGGCCTCGCAAAATGTTACCGATCCGACGCTGGGTCCGCTGGCGCTGGATGTGATGGAACAGGGTGCGGGGGCCGCGGATGCGATTGCCGAAATCCGCAGGCAGGGCCGCTTTATCGAATACAGGCAGGTTCTGGCCGTGGACCGGAACGGTGCGACGGCCATCCATTCCGGCCCGAATTCCCTGGGGATCTGGACGCAGGCACAGGCGCAAAATGTTGCCTCGGGCGGCAATATGCTGGCCAATCAGAATGTGCCCCGGGCGATTGTAGACGCCTATCTGGATGCCACCGGTCACATCGGTGACCGTCTGATCGCCGCCATGCGCGCGGGTCTGGCGGCAGGAGGCGAGGCCGGTCCGGTGCATTCGGCCGGGATGAAGATTGTCGACAAGGTCAGCTGGCCGGCGGCCGATCTGCGCTGTGACTGGACCGAGGATTGCCCGATCGAGGCCGTCGCGACAGCATGGGACATCTATAAACCGCAGCTGGACGCCTATGTTCAGCGTGCCATCGATCCGCGCGAGGCACCGTCATACGGCGTGCCCGGCGACGAGTAA
- a CDS encoding ABC transporter ATP-binding protein, whose translation MSQQNAIEVQKVSKRFGSYQALHSVSFNIRSNEFFTMLGPSGCGKTTLLRMIAGFETPDTGQILLNQRDIVDIPPHKRHVNTVFQSYALFPHMTLEQNVAFGLENLGWDKARRQARVGEMLERVHMSAFANRKPAQLSGGQRQRVALARALAPEPEVLLLDEPLSALDLKLRQAMRDELRALQRDTGITFVFVTHDQEEALDMSDRIAVLGSGEVQQLGTPTEIYEEPVNRFVADFVGETNFLEVQVLESASGRATIRTPFDQVIQVPSPVNMPAGPATLSVRPEKINLGDQAPQSAFDAKVVNKNYMGGYTHYLLSAGGVEFRASRRNASRDGDTISLGSTVSVGFHENAARLLAS comes from the coding sequence GTGAGCCAGCAAAACGCGATCGAGGTCCAGAAGGTGTCGAAACGCTTCGGCAGTTATCAGGCCCTGCATTCGGTCAGCTTCAACATTCGCAGCAATGAATTCTTTACGATGCTTGGCCCCTCGGGCTGTGGCAAGACCACGCTCTTGCGGATGATTGCGGGCTTCGAGACACCCGATACCGGGCAGATCCTGCTGAACCAGCGCGACATCGTGGATATCCCGCCCCACAAGCGGCATGTGAACACGGTGTTTCAAAGCTATGCGCTGTTTCCGCATATGACGCTGGAACAGAATGTTGCCTTCGGGCTGGAAAACCTGGGCTGGGACAAGGCGAGGCGGCAGGCGCGTGTGGGCGAAATGCTGGAGCGCGTCCATATGTCCGCCTTTGCCAATCGCAAGCCTGCGCAACTTTCCGGCGGTCAGCGTCAACGGGTTGCTCTGGCCCGCGCGCTGGCTCCGGAACCCGAGGTTCTGTTGCTGGATGAGCCGCTTTCCGCGCTGGATCTGAAGCTGCGTCAGGCCATGCGGGACGAGTTGCGCGCCCTGCAGCGCGACACCGGGATCACCTTCGTGTTCGTGACCCATGACCAGGAAGAAGCATTGGACATGTCCGACCGGATCGCCGTTCTGGGATCGGGTGAGGTGCAGCAACTGGGCACGCCGACGGAAATCTATGAAGAGCCTGTGAACCGCTTTGTCGCCGATTTCGTGGGCGAGACGAATTTCCTCGAGGTTCAGGTGCTGGAGTCCGCCTCGGGCCGGGCCACGATTCGCACGCCCTTTGATCAGGTCATTCAGGTGCCTTCACCGGTGAACATGCCTGCGGGTCCGGCGACCCTGTCGGTTCGGCCCGAGAAAATCAATCTGGGCGACCAGGCGCCGCAATCGGCCTTTGACGCCAAGGTCGTCAACAAGAACTATATGGGCGGCTATACCCATTATCTGCTTTCGGCTGGCGGGGTTGAATTCCGCGCATCGCGACGCAATGCATCGCGCGATGGCGATACTATTTCTCTGGGCAGCACGGTTTCCGTGGGCTTTCATGAGAACGCAGCGCGGTTGCTGGCGTCATGA
- the argE gene encoding acetylornithine deacetylase, with protein MEPHAATLKILDRLIGFPTVSADSNLGLIGYAEGLLQDAGFHTQRMPNTEGGKAGLVARLGADGPGGVLLSAHSDVVPVEGQTWTRPPFRLTREGDRLFGRGTTDMKGFLAAMLSAAGRAGNISQPLMLAISYDEEVGCRGIRQMMPEFAALGWQPDLCIVGEPTSMQPAIGHKGKAAYMARCRGVAGHSSMAPRYVNALHLAADFLAALRQEQQAFATGGVLDEAYDVPCSTVHAGRMQGGVALNIVPDHASLEFELRHLPQDDPDAFLARLRQSADGIIAPFTASHPEAGIEIEVSNSYPGLAMAADHPAVARVVALSGSRQITKVAYGTEAGYFAQLGIPTVVCGPGDMEGQGHKPDEYLSVAQLGECDRMMDRILTQLTPV; from the coding sequence ATGGAGCCGCATGCCGCCACGTTGAAGATCCTCGACCGTCTGATCGGATTCCCGACCGTCAGCGCCGACAGCAATCTGGGGCTGATTGGCTATGCGGAAGGCTTGCTGCAAGACGCGGGCTTCCACACGCAGCGCATGCCGAACACCGAAGGCGGCAAGGCCGGTCTGGTCGCGCGTCTTGGTGCGGATGGCCCGGGGGGCGTGCTGTTGTCCGCCCACAGCGATGTGGTGCCGGTCGAGGGGCAGACATGGACCCGCCCTCCGTTCCGTCTGACGCGCGAAGGGGATCGGCTGTTCGGGCGCGGCACGACCGATATGAAGGGCTTTCTGGCCGCGATGTTGTCGGCGGCGGGGCGCGCGGGAAATATCTCGCAGCCGCTGATGCTGGCGATCTCCTATGATGAGGAGGTCGGCTGTCGCGGCATCCGGCAGATGATGCCGGAATTCGCCGCGCTTGGCTGGCAGCCCGATTTGTGCATCGTCGGAGAGCCGACCTCGATGCAACCGGCCATAGGTCACAAGGGCAAGGCGGCCTATATGGCAAGATGTCGGGGCGTTGCCGGGCATTCCTCGATGGCCCCGCGCTATGTCAATGCATTGCATCTGGCCGCTGATTTCCTGGCTGCATTGCGTCAGGAACAACAGGCTTTCGCCACTGGCGGCGTCTTGGACGAGGCATATGATGTGCCCTGTTCCACCGTCCATGCCGGGCGGATGCAAGGCGGGGTGGCGCTGAATATCGTGCCGGATCATGCCAGTCTGGAATTCGAGTTGCGGCATTTGCCACAGGACGACCCGGACGCCTTTCTTGCCCGGCTGCGCCAAAGCGCCGATGGCATCATTGCGCCCTTCACCGCCAGCCATCCCGAGGCCGGAATCGAAATCGAGGTGAGCAACAGCTACCCGGGCCTTGCCATGGCTGCCGATCACCCGGCAGTCGCGCGCGTGGTGGCGCTGAGCGGCTCGCGGCAGATCACCAAGGTCGCCTATGGCACCGAGGCCGGCTATTTCGCGCAGCTTGGCATTCCGACGGTGGTCTGCGGACCGGGCGATATGGAAGGGCAGGGGCACAAGCCCGACGAATATCTGTCGGTGGCGCAACTGGGCGAATGTGACCGGATGATGGACCGGATCCTGACCCAGTTGACCCCTGTCTGA
- a CDS encoding FAD-dependent oxidoreductase — MRDSRYDILFQPMQIGPVTAKNRFYQVPHCNGGGYRDPSAAAEMRGIKAEGGWGVIFTEQCEMHHTSEITPFIELRLWEDKDIPQLRQMSEKMKTHGGLAGIQLAYSGINGPNLYSKEVPLAPSPLPIRTFTNDPVQARGLSKTEIRDLRRWFVNAAKRSKLAGFDLICLYGAHGFGIFQHFLSRATNQRSDEYGGSLENRSRFVNEVIADMRDAVGDSMGITLRVSLDETIGELGFSNSELRDFIEMNRDLPDLWDLAQGTWEDCSGPSRFKEEAAQEQLVRGIRDLTDKPVVGVGRFTSADTMARMIKSGTLDFIGCARPSIADPFLPRKIEEGRIEDIRECIGCNICITGDMTMSISRCTQNPTFMEEWRKGWHPEKMNAKGDSENVLIVGSGPAGLEAARALALRGYDVAIAEAGTALGGRVARERKLPGLSAWGRVVEYREYQLSQRANVETYFDSRLTAEDIMEFGFQNVAIATGATWRRDGVSRQHVVPMPMADGAKVFTPDDLMDGRVPGGNVVIYDDDHYYMGGVLAELLIQQGAKVTLITPSAFVSDWTNNTLEQATIHARLDEMGVDIVLNRGVTRIEADHVVSNCVYTGKTRNYAADAVVMVASRSGNDQLYQDLVARQGDWADAGIRSVKLFGDAEAPGPIAWATYAGHRFARELDGADIGDGLPFRREITELAAE; from the coding sequence TTGCGCGATTCCCGTTACGACATTCTTTTCCAGCCCATGCAGATCGGTCCTGTCACGGCAAAGAACCGTTTCTATCAGGTGCCGCATTGCAATGGTGGCGGGTATCGCGATCCCTCTGCCGCCGCGGAAATGCGTGGCATCAAGGCCGAGGGCGGCTGGGGCGTGATCTTCACCGAACAATGCGAGATGCATCACACGTCGGAAATCACCCCCTTCATCGAATTGCGCCTGTGGGAGGACAAGGATATCCCGCAATTGCGCCAGATGTCGGAAAAGATGAAGACGCATGGTGGGTTGGCCGGGATCCAGCTGGCCTATTCGGGGATCAACGGACCCAATCTTTACAGCAAAGAGGTGCCTCTGGCACCTTCGCCGCTGCCGATCCGCACCTTTACCAATGATCCGGTGCAGGCCCGTGGTCTTTCCAAGACCGAGATCCGCGATCTGCGCCGCTGGTTCGTGAATGCGGCCAAGCGGTCGAAACTGGCGGGGTTTGACCTGATCTGCCTCTATGGTGCCCATGGTTTCGGCATCTTCCAGCATTTTCTGTCACGCGCCACCAATCAGCGCAGCGATGAATATGGCGGCTCGCTGGAGAACCGTTCGCGGTTTGTGAATGAGGTCATTGCGGATATGCGCGATGCGGTCGGAGACAGCATGGGGATCACGCTGCGCGTCAGTCTGGACGAGACGATCGGCGAGCTGGGCTTTTCCAACAGCGAGTTGCGCGATTTCATCGAGATGAACCGCGATCTGCCCGATCTCTGGGATCTGGCGCAGGGCACATGGGAGGACTGCTCGGGGCCTTCGCGCTTCAAGGAAGAGGCCGCGCAGGAACAGTTGGTGCGCGGAATCCGTGACCTGACCGACAAGCCCGTTGTCGGGGTCGGGCGTTTTACCTCGGCCGATACGATGGCGCGGATGATCAAATCGGGGACGCTGGATTTTATCGGCTGTGCGCGGCCGTCGATTGCAGACCCCTTCCTGCCGAGGAAGATCGAAGAAGGGCGGATCGAGGATATCCGCGAATGTATCGGCTGCAATATCTGCATTACCGGCGACATGACCATGTCGATCAGCCGTTGCACCCAGAACCCGACCTTCATGGAAGAATGGCGCAAGGGCTGGCATCCTGAAAAGATGAACGCCAAGGGCGACAGCGAGAATGTGCTGATCGTTGGCTCTGGTCCCGCAGGGCTTGAGGCCGCTCGCGCGCTGGCGTTGCGCGGCTATGATGTAGCCATTGCCGAGGCCGGCACGGCGCTGGGGGGACGCGTGGCGCGCGAACGTAAACTGCCGGGGCTGTCGGCGTGGGGCAGGGTTGTGGAATACCGCGAATATCAGCTCAGCCAGCGCGCCAATGTCGAAACCTATTTCGACAGCCGTCTGACTGCCGAGGACATCATGGAATTCGGCTTTCAGAATGTCGCCATCGCCACCGGCGCGACCTGGCGCCGAGATGGCGTGTCGCGTCAGCATGTCGTGCCGATGCCGATGGCTGACGGGGCTAAGGTCTTCACGCCCGATGATCTGATGGATGGCAGGGTGCCTGGCGGCAATGTGGTGATCTATGATGACGATCACTATTACATGGGCGGTGTTCTGGCCGAATTGCTGATACAGCAAGGCGCAAAAGTGACTCTCATCACCCCATCTGCCTTCGTGTCGGACTGGACGAACAACACGCTGGAACAGGCCACGATCCATGCGCGTCTGGACGAAATGGGTGTCGATATCGTGCTGAACCGTGGCGTGACCCGGATCGAGGCCGACCATGTGGTCAGCAATTGCGTCTATACTGGCAAGACCCGCAATTACGCCGCGGATGCGGTGGTGATGGTGGCATCGCGCAGCGGCAATGATCAGCTTTATCAGGATCTGGTCGCGCGGCAGGGTGATTGGGCCGATGCCGGCATTCGCAGCGTCAAGCTGTTTGGCGATGCCGAGGCGCCGGGGCCGATTGCCTGGGCCACCTATGCCGGTCACCGCTTTGCCCGTGAGCTGGATGGCGCGGATATTGGCGACGGTCTGCCCTTCCGTCGCGAGATCACCGAACTTGCGGCTGAATAG
- a CDS encoding RidA family protein codes for MAHTRIRKFNTKDTYPEQNLDNDLCQAVVTQGGKTVWLRGQCPQELDDARNIDSHDPVEQTHKVMQNIRQLIEEAGGKMEHLVKVVVYITDVRHREAIYRTMGEYLTGVHPVSTGLVVQALARPEWLVEIDGTAVIPE; via the coding sequence ATGGCGCATACCCGCATTCGCAAGTTCAACACCAAGGACACCTATCCCGAACAGAATCTGGACAATGATCTGTGTCAGGCCGTGGTCACCCAGGGCGGCAAGACCGTCTGGCTGCGCGGCCAGTGCCCGCAAGAGCTGGACGACGCAAGGAATATCGACAGCCATGATCCTGTCGAACAGACCCACAAGGTGATGCAGAATATCCGGCAACTGATCGAAGAGGCCGGCGGCAAGATGGAGCATCTGGTCAAGGTGGTGGTCTATATCACCGATGTCCGCCACCGCGAGGCCATCTATCGGACCATGGGTGAATATCTGACCGGCGTGCATCCTGTCTCGACCGGGCTGGTCGTGCAGGCACTGGCAAGGCCGGAATGGCTGGTCGAAATCGACGGCACCGCCGTCATCCCGGAGTGA
- a CDS encoding LysR substrate-binding domain-containing protein, producing MPLRYTLRQLEYFVAVGEAGSIAGASHQVNVSSPSISSGVSQLEEELGVKLFVRHHAQGLTPTLAGRKLLDHAQMVLRQAAALRDLAGDLSGSVRGPLSVGCLSTFAQVVLPGLRRSFMDQHSDVRISQVEADQSELFSLLRQAKIDLALTYDLDLPRDLQFIPILTLPPVVALGETHPLAHLSAVSIQELAPHPMILLDLPHSADYFLSFFVNANLKANIAERTRDMAVMRGLVANGFGYSIVNVRPLNDLAPDGKPLRFIPLTGDQRAMKMGLLMGAGTDRTQLHKAFITHTQNWIGEQTNRLFGI from the coding sequence ATGCCTCTTCGCTATACTTTACGGCAGCTGGAATATTTCGTCGCGGTGGGTGAGGCGGGCAGTATTGCCGGTGCTTCGCATCAGGTGAATGTGTCGTCGCCCTCGATTTCCTCCGGCGTTTCGCAGCTGGAGGAAGAGCTGGGCGTCAAGCTGTTCGTGCGCCATCACGCACAGGGGCTGACGCCGACCTTGGCCGGTCGCAAATTGCTGGATCACGCGCAGATGGTCTTGCGCCAGGCCGCCGCGCTGCGTGATCTGGCCGGCGATCTGTCGGGATCTGTGCGCGGACCCCTGTCGGTCGGCTGTCTCAGCACATTCGCGCAAGTGGTCCTTCCCGGCCTTCGCCGCAGCTTCATGGATCAGCACAGCGACGTCCGCATCAGCCAGGTCGAGGCCGATCAATCCGAACTGTTCAGCCTGTTGCGGCAGGCAAAGATCGATCTTGCCCTGACCTATGATCTGGATTTGCCACGCGACCTGCAGTTCATCCCCATCCTGACCTTGCCGCCGGTGGTCGCCCTGGGCGAAACGCATCCCCTGGCCCATCTTTCCGCTGTGTCCATCCAGGAACTTGCGCCCCATCCCATGATCCTGCTGGATCTGCCCCATAGCGCGGACTATTTCCTGTCATTCTTCGTCAACGCCAATCTGAAGGCCAATATTGCCGAACGCACCCGCGACATGGCGGTGATGCGGGGGCTGGTCGCCAATGGGTTCGGCTATTCGATCGTCAATGTCCGCCCGCTGAACGATCTGGCACCGGACGGCAAGCCGCTGCGTTTCATTCCGCTGACCGGAGACCAGCGCGCGATGAAAATGGGACTGTTGATGGGCGCAGGGACGGATCGGACACAACTGCACAAGGCCTTCATCACCCATACGCAGAACTGGATCGGCGAACAGACCAACCGTCTGTTCGGCATCTGA
- a CDS encoding aldehyde dehydrogenase: MLDLTHQDWKARAAAMDFRTGAFIDGRFTDALSGKTFDSINPATGEVLARVAECDSADVDLAVAAGRRAFEDGRWSRMAPGDRKAVLLKLADLIRANLHEMALLDSLDMGKLVTDAATVDAPGSAHFFQWYAEAIDKIYDEVAPTGPGDLALVRRVPLGVVGAVVPWNFPLDMATWKSAAALAAGNSVVLKPAEQSPLSALRLAELAAEAGVPDGVFNVVPGFGATAGKALGLHMDVDCLAFTGSTATGKLFMQYSGQSNLKQVWPETGGKSPNLVFADCEDLDAAADMAAFGIFFNQGEVCSANSRLYVERSIKDALVEKLIARAEAMQPGDPLDPASKMGAIVDERQTQGIMRFVEAGRKSADLVTGGQRVQVDGRGCFVQPTIFSDVSHDDPLARDEIFGPVLSVIPFDSEDDAVAMANDSIYGLAASVWTDNLSRACRVADRLNVGTVSVNTVDALSAQTPFGGMKQSGFGRDLSLHALDKYTALKTTWIKYRS; the protein is encoded by the coding sequence ATGCTGGATCTGACTCATCAGGATTGGAAGGCCCGTGCCGCCGCGATGGATTTTCGCACCGGGGCCTTCATCGACGGTCGCTTTACCGATGCCCTGTCGGGCAAGACCTTTGACAGCATCAACCCCGCGACGGGGGAGGTTCTGGCCCGTGTGGCTGAATGCGACAGCGCCGATGTGGATCTGGCCGTCGCTGCGGGACGTCGGGCCTTTGAGGACGGGCGCTGGTCGCGCATGGCACCGGGGGACCGCAAGGCCGTGCTGCTGAAACTGGCCGATCTTATCCGCGCCAACCTGCACGAAATGGCGCTTCTGGACAGCCTGGACATGGGCAAGCTGGTTACCGATGCAGCGACTGTCGATGCACCCGGTTCGGCGCATTTCTTCCAGTGGTATGCCGAGGCAATCGACAAGATCTATGATGAGGTTGCCCCGACCGGACCAGGTGATCTGGCGCTGGTGCGCAGGGTTCCACTGGGCGTCGTCGGCGCGGTGGTGCCGTGGAATTTCCCGCTGGACATGGCGACCTGGAAATCGGCTGCCGCGCTTGCGGCGGGCAATTCCGTGGTGCTGAAACCCGCCGAGCAATCACCGTTGTCGGCGCTGCGCCTGGCAGAACTGGCAGCCGAGGCAGGCGTGCCCGACGGGGTGTTCAATGTGGTGCCCGGCTTTGGCGCGACGGCGGGCAAGGCGCTGGGTCTGCATATGGATGTGGATTGCCTGGCCTTTACCGGATCGACCGCCACCGGCAAGCTGTTCATGCAATATTCCGGCCAGTCGAACCTGAAGCAGGTCTGGCCCGAAACCGGCGGCAAGAGCCCCAATCTGGTCTTTGCCGATTGCGAGGATCTGGATGCGGCCGCCGATATGGCCGCTTTCGGCATTTTCTTCAATCAGGGCGAGGTCTGCTCGGCCAATTCGCGGCTTTATGTCGAACGTTCGATCAAGGATGCGCTTGTGGAAAAACTGATCGCCCGCGCCGAGGCGATGCAGCCGGGCGATCCGCTTGATCCGGCCTCGAAAATGGGCGCGATCGTGGATGAAAGGCAGACGCAGGGCATCATGCGCTTTGTCGAGGCCGGACGCAAAAGCGCCGATCTGGTGACGGGCGGCCAGCGCGTTCAGGTTGATGGCCGGGGCTGTTTCGTGCAGCCGACGATCTTTTCCGATGTCAGCCATGACGATCCCCTGGCACGCGACGAGATCTTTGGTCCCGTCCTGTCCGTCATTCCCTTTGACAGCGAGGATGACGCGGTGGCGATGGCCAATGACTCGATCTACGGGCTGGCGGCCTCGGTCTGGACGGATAATCTGTCGCGCGCCTGTCGCGTCGCGGACCGGCTGAACGTCGGCACGGTTTCGGTCAATACGGTCGATGCGCTGTCGGCCCAGACCCCGTTTGGCGGCATGAAACAATCCGGTTTCGGACGCGATCTGTCGTTGCATGCATTGGACAAATACACCGCCCTGAAAACCACCTGGATCAAATATCGCAGTTGA